In the genome of Dromiciops gliroides isolate mDroGli1 chromosome 1, mDroGli1.pri, whole genome shotgun sequence, the window GGGTCCTCCTCTCCTGTCAGGCTCACAAGCACTCAGTGAAGACTTTTATTTACCCCATCCAACTTGgagaccccctcccccaccaaggtCATTAGAAGCCTGTGACAAGCAGGCAGGCAAGGAGTTCTCCAACTTAGcatctgtttcattttcttctgactCATTTTCATTTGTcaagttcttccttcctttgctgcTCCGCAAACACCCAGCTATTGTTCCACAAAGGAGCTTCATTTTATACTAATCGGTTTCACTGGTTCCACACCTGCTAAAATGGCTCCAGGGAAAGGCAACCTAATGTCCATCTCTTCTGTTCCCTTTTCAGAACGGGCTGGTACCCATTGTGGAGCCGGAAGTCATCCCCGATGGAGATCACGACCTTGAGCACTGTCAGTATGTCTCTGAGAAGGTAACCTCTGGCTATGAGGGAAGACCTCTCACTGTTGTCAAAACACGAATGGATTAGAATAGATGCAGTCTCACTTTAAATAATTTAGGTAGCCTAGAAAAGgacttcttttgttttgggaACTGTCAGAAAAAAACTAAAGCTGCCCTTGCCAAATTTATGCATCTCTGGGCAAATGTATAACTCTAACTTTCTTAGCTTAAGGCAGGAGCTGGCCTAAACCCATAGACAGAGATGGGTGTGTTGGAGGAAACcataataaagagagagaaaaaacaagggggaacaaaaagagagaggaaaaaaaagaaaagcaggggcTTTGAATAGGCCACATCCCTTCTGTAGGCTATAAGTTCtcaatctgtaaaaatgaaggaagtAAATGAAGATATCTCCCAGCTTTTGCTCTGGAACACTACAATTTTTTGACCATTCAGCTCTTTTAGGGAGTATGGATAGAATTTATAGAGGCAGTAAGTAAGACATAGTGAGTGGTGTTATATTTGTAAGTCGGTCAGGAGATgggggtcaaatcctgcctcctactataaatatgtgaccctgggcaagtcacttaaccactatttgcctcagtttccttatttgtaaaatgaagataataacagtacctacctcccaggattattgtgaggttgaaatgaaataataattgtaaagctcaatgatttagcacagggcctggcacatagtaagagctacataaatgttagctttaattattatctctgaaTTGATTGGGACTAAAAGTTATTGGAAAATTCATGTCCCAATTGTCACAGGACATGTTAGCTATAGAGGAGAATGGGAAGGGCTCCCATTAGAATAATGTAAGGAGAGTGCCCATGATGAACCAAAATACTATTTCACCTTTCCCATTGATCCTTCACCTTCATTAGGTCCTGGCTGCTGTCTACAAGGCCCTGAATGACCATCATGTCTACTTGGAGGGAACACTCCTGAAGCCCAACATGGTGACAGCTGGACATGCCTGCACCAAGAAGTACACCCCTGAACAGGTGGCTCTGGCTACTGTCACAGCTCTCCACCGAACAGTCCCTGCTGCTGTTCCAGGTAAATGCTTTAGTTCTCTTCCAGGTTGTCATGTACCTCGTGCCCTAGTGGGCCTGCCTTCTCAGCCTCTTTGTTCCTGCTTCTGAAAGAGTCTTAGAGTCCTTTGTCACAGTTGTTTCTCAAGAGTTGGCAATGATATCTCAAATCATATACCCCACAAatggaaaacaaagcaaaatacttgtaacaaatatgtataatcaagcaaagcGATTACCCACATTGGCTGAGTCCCAAAATATATGACTCATTCTGAACCCTGAGGGAATCACCCTCAggcctctggaattatggttggtcaaTTCATTGATtggaattcttaagtctttcaaaattgtttttctttacaatgttgatattgaataaattgttttttGGGTTCTACACATTTccctttccatcagttcatacaaatcctcTCAGTTTTCTATGAAACCATcccttttgccatttcttatggaGTAATGATATtccataatattccattgcattcaaaTATTGCTCAATTCAATTAACATTAATTGTATCTGTTGCGTACAGAGCCCTCTACTAGATGCTATGGGAAATAAAAGATGAATTGAGTCAATCTCTATCCCAGTTATCCCCCAATTTCTGCAGTTCCTGATATTCCAGACTAACATAGTGCAGATCTCTTCCTCCAGCAAATATCATAGTTTCACATATAAATGAAGCAAAAAGAATTGAGAGACAGTATGCATTCacttttctgtgtgtgtgagagagaaagagagagacagagagaggcagagagagagagaatgcctaACTTGCACCAAATCCTACCGATGATGGCTAGTTGTCTCAGCTCTCATTTTCacgttttttttcttcttccaggcaTCTGCTTTCTATCTGGAGGCATGAGTGAAGAAGATGCGACTCTCAATCTAAATGCCATCAACCTTTGCCCACTGCCCAAGCCCTGGAAGCTAAGTTTCTCATATGGGCGGGCCCTGCAGGCCAGTGCACTTGCTGCCTGGGGGGGCAAAGCTGCAAACAAGAAGGCGACCCAGGAGGCATTTATAAAGCGGGCTCAGGTGAGGAACccagctctcttctcttcttggcTAGACTGTTTCTTCTGCATTCCAACTGTGATTTACAGTTTGATTTGTAGCTAGTTAGAACAGTTTTTGACATCCTTAGCAGTGCCTTGCATTGCAAGTGAATATAAAGGCAAGGTGGACAGTGCGGTGATTTGGAGGATTGGTACAGCAGACATGGTGGAAGATTATGGGGAGGAAGGGTTAGTGTTAGTGAAGACTTCATTGAAGTTGTCAATTACTAGAGTCTAGACTATATAGGTAGTCAAGTATGAGCAGAAAGAGGCTAACAGGAGGGCAGGGTGTCATGGGGACATagcatttaaagctggaaaggaccttatacACCATATAgttcaaaccccttattttacatatgaaaaaactgaggcctaaaagttcttgcccaaagtcacacaggtagtgaacaGAAGagctatgatttgaactcaggttctctgacctCAAATCCATTATGCTTTCTACTCTGAATTAGGAGGGGTTGAGAGCCTGGAGGCAGTAGTGAGGACAAAGTGCAAGTGCATCAGTTCAGGTTCAGTGAATAAGAGTGGTAGAAGAGAAAGTGGTTGTGTTTGGCCAGAGGGAGTCCCAAGTTGGAGAAATCTGAAGGGGACCAGTGCTCTGTGATAGTGAGTCCAGCGGTGTGTGGCTGACAGAGGAAGTATAGATGGAGGTCAAGAGAGTCACTGAGAGGATGGATGCAGGCAAATGGTATGATGTGTCATCCACAGGAATGTGGCAGTTACATAGGAGGACAGCACAACCTAGGGTCAGGAGAAAGAACATGAACCTGGTGATAAGGAAATGAGGAACAAGGAAGAGGTTCCTAAAGGAGTAGCAAATAATAGtaaggaagcagctaggtgatgcaatggatagaattttggatttggagtcaggtagaTCTGACAAATACTGACTGacattgtgtgactttgggcaagtcattttaacctcttctgcctcagtttccccatctataaactggaaataataatagcacctacctcacaggcttattgtgaggattCAATGATATTGTGTAGTAtcaggtgctttgcaaactttaaagtgatatatagataatattattattgttgtttttgttattgttatgtgGTACAAACCAAAGTTATGGActctaaaggaagagaaaaaagagacagtaTCATATTGGTCATTCAGGGCAGGCATTGATAAACATGGACAAAATGTctgggttgttttattttttaattaaccaAAGTCCCTTTTCTTTTGTTCAGGCAAACTGCCAGGCAGCCAAAGGGAAGTATGTTCATTCCGGCACATCCAGTTCTGCTGCCAGCCAGTCCCTTTTCACTCCCTGCTACACCTATTAGTGTCCTAGGAATCTTTCCCCCACCATTGCCCTAGCTCCTCTTTGCATGTCATTAGGAGGGTACTGAGAAACACATATATTTCACCCAGACTAGAAATGATGTGACAATTCTGATTGGACTTATTGACAACACAATGCACTTTAAATGCTTAAATCCAGTGAACATTAGTTCTCTTTACATACAcaggtatacacatacacatgcatctCTCCACACTTTCCCCAATCCTCCTCTCAACTCTCATTTTaaggacctgaaatcaaatttCACAGCACTGTTCCTTGCTGGTGGGGAAGCTGGATAACAGTTTCAACCTTATTTCAGTGATGCTCCCTCCCTGTCACTTAAGAAAAAACTGCCACTTTTCTGCCACGAATAACAGTCATCCAATGAAACACCTCTCAAAAGCTGTGGACTGATGAGCATTTCTTAACAACTAATCCTGGCAGTCTGCAAACCAGTACTTgcattggaaaataaataaaacattttataaacactTGGCATGTATCATGTTGTCTTTTGGTGTTTTCAGAATGGCTCACTATATTCGTTTATGGCCAATGTAGATTCAATGCCATATACTATCCTTGAGTGTACTTGGGTCTGTCttgttagtttatttttttcattaaaataactcAGACccaaagttggaagagacttaaAGCAATGTGGTGAAGGggaaagagcatttttttttcagtgaggcaattgggtttaagtgacttgcccatggtcacacagctagtaagtgttaagtgtctgaggccggatttgaactcaggtcctcctgactccagagccagtgctctatccactgcaccacctagctgcccccatttttttttttttttaccagctttcaagtcagaggacctggatttagaTCCGAGTtctggccttggacaagtcactcatctCTCTATGCCTTCTTCTTGATCCTTAAAATGAGGCAGTTTATGGCataacctctgaggtcacttctagctctaaatctgtggtcttATAATCTATCcacatcatttgacagatgaggaaactgaggtctgcaGATATGAAGTGACTTCCCAAGATCACAAAACTTAggtaggcctggagttagaaccTTGGGTTCCCAGGTCCTTTTTCAGAACTGTACACATTTGGCTGAGGAATTATTATCCATTCATGACGTGCAATGCCCTACCTCAGTTCACTTAATCTATGTTTGCTTTCCTCAAAAGGCCaaatcaaattttaattcagtCCCTTTAAATAGCTCACCTGCCTTCCCACAAACTTATGAACCAGTGCTAGAGACTATTCTGAACCCTGGTCTGCTATTGTAGAATTGAGGTCATGGACATCCTGGTGAAGATCCTGAAAATTCTGTAATCTGGCATGGCTTTCATCTGccctgtgtttatttttttatttgtattcattcattcattcattcattcattcattcattcattcattcattcattcatttagagggatagatgagggttaagtgacttgcccaggtcacacagctactagtgtcaagtgtctgaggccgaatttgaaccaaGTCCTccgaatccaggccggtgctttattcactgccccacctaactgcccctctgtgtttatttttaaagtctaaaTTGGTTGATGAGCAACCTGTGCATCCATATTTGTTTCTGCAGataaatcccatttttccttttcagtggCATTGTTTCCCTTTTCTTATCTTTAGAATTTAACTCTTGAGTATCTCCCATTCCTCCTGGCCAGACTTGCCCAAAAGCTATATAGTCCTTGGGAGTTTACCTAGTTCAGGGAGGagtagcatctctggtgtgagggctgctcatccacttttgatGTCCACCTATCACTCAACTCTTGCCTATAGCTCCAAGTAGTTGTAGTATGTCTCAGAGGCTATACCCTGGTAAACTGTCttgacagatgggctaaaccaagttgagagcaaccaataggcctcaaatccattagtgagttagagggatgtctacaACAAAGCATATGAAGGCTTCCCCTGGTGTAAtaggtgaatgagaacaatttgttccaacagccatggaagcagctgaagcaggcactgtggagcaatTAGAGCTAGGTCAAACATCAaaaacaccaaggtcatctactgtatCCAGGGATATCaccagccatcttgacttttgtcctgccactggacttcaatgactctggaagagagagtgaggacaATAACTGTGCAactatgcctcacttaaatcaattcatgggcaagtcaagacatcactccatgatgtcattggtctttgaAAGCAACAACATGGATCACAAGAGAAAATGATGAGGTCACAATTGGCTCAGCATAGCCACTTATCTCTATCAGGGAGAAGATAATTAAACACTAAAATACCCTATCAGCTCCTCCTCAGAAGGGAAATGAACTTGGAGTTCCAAATGAAGGATCAGCTTATTAAGAATGactctggtggggcagctaggtggcgcagtggatagagcactggccctggagtcaggaggacctgagttcaaatctggcctcagacacttaacacttactagctgtgtgaccctgggcaagtcacttaaccccaattgccccactaaagaaaaaaaaaaaaagaatgactctgGCAAGAGAGACATTCTCTGTGATTAtcacctatttccttttcctttatagagatggacagcTGAGGCATCCTCGATCTCCTGAGGGATAACTTCCTCTTGCCGTATAACTTGGAGGATTTTAGTCAGCTTTTGAATGACTAGTGGACCCCCTGCCTGGTAAAATTACAAGGTGTAATGGAATCAGCACCAGGTTCTTTGCCATATCAGAGGAACCTAatagcattcaaaacctcttcttcagttggaatttggctatagagGGATtaacttcaacctgaggtatacaGTTactggcttcagcattgattgatgagaACACTAGTCTGTTGAAAACACTGTGGTAGTGTTCAGCTCATCTTTCCaagatcatgtccttatcaccgATCAGTGTGACTCCATCAGTgttgagtagttgagatgcactaTAGGTGTTTGGCCCTTAAATACCCTTAAGGGAATCATAGAAGTGCTTTGGGTTGTTACTATCAGTGTTAAATCGAATTTCATGTGctttcttactgagccaagaatcccaCATCTCTCTAAGCATTGCAGCACTGATCCTTTGAATCCCTCAACCAGAAATCCTGTCCCAACCAGGTTGCTGGTTCACTTTAATATACTTCACTGCCTCACCATTCAGAAGGCTCCATACTTCCTAGGAATGATCCCATAGCCAGAAAATTTGGGGAAACcccattcctctttccctcctgctCAACAGCTTGCGTTATTCCCACAGGACATTATAAAAGGCTATCCCTCCCTCCTAGAAGGCTTTTTGGTGGTCCTATGTTTTCTCAATCAACAGATGCCAACAACACAATGAATATTTACCTAGCGCTTTAAGGTTCTCAAAATACtgtacacatattatctcatttgatctttacaattaCCTTATGAGATAAGTGCCATTATCATTCCCATTATACGGATGTGTAAAGTTACTCTGAGAgagtcaagagacttgcccagggttctaCAACTaaataagtatctaaggtagcatttgaactcaggtttttctgactttaagTCCCCCACACTATCTGCCTCTAACACAACTATTATTCAGTAAAAaaatgttgtgtgtatgtgtgtgtgtgtgtgttttttaagggGCTCTCCAACTGGAAAAAGTTGAGAGCCTATGTTGCATGTCCTTGATTTCAGAGTTCGCAGTCCTCTGGTTTTCCTGCAGTACTTCCCTAAGGCCCCCCTaggctccctcccctcctctctgatTTATTCCTCAGTTCCAAGGGTGCAATGGAAAGCACATGGAATTTGAGGTCGAGAAACTTGGATTCAGATAGGAGCTCTGCAGACTggctgggtgatcttgggcaggtgCCTGACCTCAGCTCATCCGTAgcttctgtttactcatctgcTTTTAAGAGTAGGGCTTTTTATCTGTCTTTTAAGAGTAGGGCTTCttccggggtagctaggtgtcgcagtggacaaagcaccggccttggattcaggagtacctgcctcagacatttcacacttactagctgtgtgaccctgggcaagtcacttgaccccactgccccgccaaaaaaaaaaaaaaagagtagggctTTTTCAACATTTTCCTCTCCTGATCCCTTTTCGACCGAGAAATTTTTTAATTGACCAGGGTTATGtaagtgtataaaataggtatacgtaatcttttactgtggccaaatttttcacgaccccgcATTCAGTTACGCGACTCCATATGtggtcacgacccacagtttaagcttTGTTTTAGAGACAACCTATGATCTAATTACTGGCGTCCCTTCTACCCAAGCTGCTTTATCCTGATTCCTCCTCTAGAATAGAAGGGGATGGGAGGAGTGGTGGTGTAAGCTTTACTTCCTTCCCGAATAAAGTATAAACTTAACGGACTCATTACGGAACTTGACTCCTACTACCCCTGGGACTTTCTGATTAGGAACGTTGAGCATCTTGGATGGGACCCCTTAGACGTGCCCTGTCCCGGACTACAACTCCCATCATGCCCCGAAACCTCCATTTCCAGGTCCTTAGACTACACTTCCCTGCATGCAGTTGGGCGCTGGGGCTGTGCCAGGTGGGGGCGGAGCTCGCGCTACGGCTTCACGCGTCTCGACTGTCATGGCGGCGGTGGTTGGATTACATTCGTCTTGCAGGCGACTCGCGAGGACAGTTCTGAGGACCCCACGCCGGGCCCTGTGGGGCCAAAACAGGTAGAAGCCGcagcgggggggtggggggggtgtcgATCACCTTTTGGAGGAAACTGGAAGCTTGGGCCTGGCCTAGAGGGACATGGAGGGCGGAGGTTCGGAATCCTTGCTGTGACCTCAAGCAGGTCGCtccccctttctgggcctcagtttcctcattagtaaaatgaggggcttgggttAGGCGATCCCCAAGGTCATGTCAAGCTCCACAGCTTTAGGTTCTATAATGAGAATAGTCCTGCCACCGACAtattctccccaccctcccctcctcaTCCTTCCAACCTCAGGTTGTCCGACTATGAAGTGGGTTCAACCATCATCACAGACGCAATGGATTTCCCTGATCAGAGGAGTCCTTGGACGTCATCAAGCCCAACCTtgtttttatagatggggaaattgaggttcggaggggaagtcacttatccagggtcacccaaGGAATTGTTAACAAAATCAGAACTAGAACCCTGGTCTCTTGACCCCAGTCTCATGCTTTCTCTCTAGTAGTGATCTTAGGTGTT includes:
- the ALDOB gene encoding fructose-bisphosphate aldolase B, which gives rise to MAHRFPALTAEQKKELSDIAKRIVADGKGILAADESVGTMGNRLQRIKVENTEENRRQFREILFSVDKSINQSIGGVILFHETLYQKDSQGKWFRDILKEKGIVVGIKLDQGGATLAGTNEETTIQGLDGLSQRCAQYKKDGVDFGKWRAVLKIADQCPSHLAIQENANALARYASICQQNGLVPIVEPEVIPDGDHDLEHCQYVSEKVLAAVYKALNDHHVYLEGTLLKPNMVTAGHACTKKYTPEQVALATVTALHRTVPAAVPGICFLSGGMSEEDATLNLNAINLCPLPKPWKLSFSYGRALQASALAAWGGKAANKKATQEAFIKRAQANCQAAKGKYVHSGTSSSAASQSLFTPCYTY